The Triticum aestivum cultivar Chinese Spring chromosome 7B, IWGSC CS RefSeq v2.1, whole genome shotgun sequence genome window below encodes:
- the LOC123157199 gene encoding syntaxin-132: MNNLLTDSFELPRRDSSRDGGDLEMGMHKPDASDNLQAFLKKVDGIDSLIAKLTSLLTKLQSANEESKAVTKASAMKAIKHRMEKDIDEVGKIARMAKTKLDELDKDNLSNRKKPGCEEDSAVDRSREQTTGAVKKKLKKRMDDFQVLRESIRQEYREVVERRVFTVTGNRPDEETIDDLIETGRSEQIFKDAVQQQGRGQVLDTVAEIQERHDAVRDLERKLLELQQIFLDMAVLVEAQGDMINHIETHVSNATNHIQQGVGALQKAKTLQKNSRKWMCYAIILLLVVVAIVVLGVIQPWKKK; the protein is encoded by the exons atgaaCAACCTACTTACC GACTCCTTTGAGCTTCCGCGGCGGGATTCCTCGAGAGATGGGGGGGATCTTGAGATGGGAATGCATAAGCCCGATGCTTCTGATAATTTACAAGCCTTCTTGAAGAAG GTTGATGGAATCGACAGCCTGATAGCTAAGCTCACGAGCCTCCTGACCAAGCTCCAG TCTGCCAACGAGGAATCAAAAGCAGTCACAAAAGCAAGCGCCATGAAAG CAATCAAGCACCGGATGGAGAAAGACATTGACGAAGTGGGCAAAATTGCTCGTATGGCGAAAACAAAACTTGATGAACTGGACAAAGAT AACTTATCTAACAGGAAGAAACCTGGATGCGAGGAGGACTCTGCGGTAGATCGATCAAGGGAACAGACTACTGG AGCAGTGAAGAAGAAACTGAAGAAACGGATGGACGATTTTCAG GTGTTGAGAGAATCAATCCGGCAGGAGTACCGGGAAGTTGTTGAAAGAAGGGTATTCACTGTAACTGGTAATCGCCCTGATGAAGAG ACAATTGACGATTTAATCGAGACAGGGAGAAGCGAGCAGATTTTCAAAGATGCGGTTCAGCAGCAGGGGAGAGGCCAG GTATTGGACACTGTTGCTGAGATACAGGAGCGGCATGATGCTGTAAGAGATCTAGAGAGGAAGCTTCTGGAGTTGCAGCAG ATATTCCTGGATATGGCGGTCTTGGTTGAGGCTCAAGGAGACATGATCAACCACATAGAGACACAT GTTTCAAACGCGACCAACCACATACAGCAAGGCGTGGGCGCTCTCCAGAAGGCAAAGACGCTGCAGAAGAACTCGAGAAAGTGGATGTGCTACGCCATCATCCTCCTCCTGGTGGTAGTGGCAATCGTCGTGCTTGGGGTGATCCAGCCATGGAAGAAGAAGTAA